The genome window CGTTGTTCTTGTCAGTAATCTACAGTAGTTTGCCATTTTTTGAGTAATTTGACATTGCTAATGATGTCTGTCTAAACAAGAAGATGTAATTACCTGGAGCTGGGATTTGCGTCGCGGTGTCTGCAAATTGCCAAAATGGAACAGATAGCTTTCAGCGGCTAATCTTCTTCGGTTAAGGAAGACAACTGCAAGTTTTCGGCAACAAACCTCTGCACTGCAGCGGGACGGACATGGAGTTGCAGAGCTTGGTGAGGGAGATGGCGAGGGTGCTGTTAATAGGGAGGCTGAAGGGCACGTTGCCGGTGAATACGAGGCAGGCGCAGTCGGCTTTGGTGCGGACCATCTCTGCCAGCGAGCCGCAGCACTGCTGCGTCGGCGACCCGCCGCCGTTGGTGCTGCCCGTCACGAAGTTGAGGCACGGCGTGAACGTCGTTATCAGCGACGCTGTGCACGACGTCGCCACCTGCCCCGACGccggcgccgctgccgctgccagCGCCACCACCAcgagcgcggccgccgcgcccacCATCCTCTCTCGTCTCATGCGTCCTCAGGTGTGTAATAAGCCACGAGCAACAAGAACTTTGGAGGGAAATTTTTTGAAGCAGCAAACTGTGTTCTTGCAGCCTTGCaggtatatatgcatgtgtgacTGAGGTACATATATCGGAGAATGTTTCATGTGGTAGATAAGGATTTGGTCAAGTTGGTTGCACGAACCGAGCTAATGTTGACGCATGCCAGTGCATGGGTCAATTACTTGTTGATCAAAATACTTATGTGTTTAGGTCGGGTAGGAACGGGTTCGTGACCAAATGAATCCTAAAATTGGTTACGCGTTGCACTGCCTGTGCTTTCTCGTGGACGTATGGTAACTCTCCAAGTGAAGTTCAAACCTGCAACAATTTGGCGAGAAGTTGACCAAACAGGACACACAGGTCTGAGCTCTAACTGGTGTTACACCTAACCTGCTTCCATGGCCTGCCACGACGTCGACAGCCAATTCAACATGAGTTGATCTGTCACGAACAAGACTGCTACTATAAATCAGGAAAATTTCTATGTCCAGACACACTGACACACACTTTACGTACTGATAaacgaggaaggccttaacctTAAACCTGTCGATCGAAGCCGATGGGTGCAGCTTATGATGTCGCCGTGCGCGGTCTTGGCCTGGCCGTGGCGGCCGCGCTCCTGGCGTGCCGGTGCGCGGCGCAGACGCCCTCCGGCTCGGGCTGCATGCCGGAGCTCGTCAGCCTGTCCCCGTGCATGGACTACATGTCGGGCAACGCGACGACGCCCGACGCGCCGTGCTGCTCGGCGCTCTCGGGCATGCTGAGGTCGAGCCCAAGCTGCCTCTGCATGGTGCTCGGCGGCACGGCCGCGTCGCTCGGCGTCGCCATCGACAGCGCCCGCGCGCTGAAGCTTCCCGGGGCGTGCAGGGTCCAGGCCCCACCTGCCAGCCAGTGCAACGGTAAGCGAAAATCGTGGGAATCTGGGGCCATTGCACAAGTAGTTAGGCACGCGGAGAGTTGAGATTTGGAACGGCGCGAGGCTTAAAATTGTTGCGTGTTTCTTGCAGCCGTGGGAGCTCCAGTGCCGTCTCCGGCGGCAGGCACGACGACACCCGACGCTCCGGCCACGCCGTCAGACGCAAACGTCACCCCTGCAGGTACAAGTTTTCACCACCGCAGAGAGACAGGATGAACCAAAAAATCTGTACACCTCAAAGTGCATAACTACAtagtttcagagttcagactAGAGACAGCAGCTGTCCTGAGGCTAGTCGAACTCAGAGCATCATTTTTCTGTCTCTGGTGCTGCAGGGTCTCGATCAAAGGCAACTCCAACATCCACCACTCAGTACTCTGACGGATACGTCAGAAAACCGGGAACTGTCTTCGTCTTCGTCGGTGCCGCAGCGCTGGCACTGCTTCATCGTTTCTGAGATGCCAGTGCTTCTTGTGTCCAGCGTGGACTATGAACTCATTTCCTAGGACGAATCCTTTGTAAATTTGTGGGTCTTTTTGCTTCAGCAACCTGATGGAGTGATGGAGCATTCTTCCAGTTCGCTTTATAAATTGCAATGAATTCTCTCTCTGGATTGAT of Phragmites australis chromosome 3, lpPhrAust1.1, whole genome shotgun sequence contains these proteins:
- the LOC133913508 gene encoding non-specific lipid transfer protein GPI-anchored 5-like produces the protein MGAAYDVAVRGLGLAVAAALLACRCAAQTPSGSGCMPELVSLSPCMDYMSGNATTPDAPCCSALSGMLRSSPSCLCMVLGGTAASLGVAIDSARALKLPGACRVQAPPASQCNAVGAPVPSPAAGTTTPDAPATPSDANVTPAGSRSKATPTSTTQYSDGYVRKPGTVFVFVGAAALALLHRF
- the LOC133913506 gene encoding non-specific lipid transfer protein GPI-anchored 20-like produces the protein MRRERMVGAAAALVVVALAAAAAPASGQVATSCTASLITTFTPCLNFVTGSTNGGGSPTQQCCGSLAEMVRTKADCACLVFTGNVPFSLPINSTLAISLTKLCNSMSVPLQCRDTATQIPAPGPVAFAPALPPLPPIPPESSVQPDSPVDPTAVESPPITQRPVVVPSSAWRSSHVSVAAVAIVLSTAMSILV